The genomic segment TACGTCTTGAGATTTAACTATTGCGTCCCAAGCTTGTTCGGTAAATTTGTTTGGATCGGTAGGCTGCATTCTATTTATAATTTCAGTTTCAGATATTATCAATCACTAGTCAGTATTTGCCAAGTTTTTTTGGTCCATAACCAAAAATTTCCCAGCGATCGCTTCATTTCTTGTCTAAAATACCAACTTTCAAAGGCTTGTTCATAATTTTTTCCTTTTAGTTGGATCGTTTTCCAAGTTTTCAGGGATATCCCCAATCCCCAAAACAGTAGTATATACCAAGACCAAGATAAACTGCCGACCAGAGTGAGATTTAGTGTGATTAAAAACACGTTGACGATCAGATATCTAGCTATGCTTTGTTTAAGTTCTTCTCGGAGATATAAATTAAACTCTTGTTTTTTGAGATTAAGTTTTTTCTGATTTAACCAGTCGCTCTCGGCGGCTTGGATGTATTCTGGATCTATGTCTAATTCGGCGGCTATTTCCCAGAGTTGCTCTCGAGATAATCCTTCTTGTTCACCTTTGCGAGCGATCGCAATTCGTAGAATTTCTTGAACTTCTTCTGGCTCATAGAACTGTGGTTGTTGCAATTCAGAGGCTGTCATCATCTCAGTTTTTTTGCTCTAATTTACACAAGTATTTTTATTACGGGAAGTTATCTTTATTTTAAGCTGAAACCATCATCCTATGATTGAAGTTGAAAGTCTTAGTAAAATTTATGGTTCTTGTGTGGCGATTGACGCCCTAACTTTTCGTGTAGAAGCGGGAGAGACGCTGGGTTTTCTCGGACCAAATGGCGCGGGTAAAACGACTACTATGCGCATTTTAGCAGGTGCTATCCCTCCTAGCGCGGGTACGGCCAGAATAGCAGGGTTTGACATTCAAGAACAATCCATGGCTGTCAAGAAGCGCTTGGGTTTTTTACCGGAGAATCCCCCTCTGTATCCTAATATGAGCGTCAGGGGTTTTTTACATTTTGTCGCTACGATCAAGGGTGTCAGCGCGGGCGATCGCCCTAATCGAGTTAATTGGGTGCTCGAACGTTGTCAACTTCAAGAATATAGTCGGGTTTTAATCAGTAAACTCTCTAAAGGCTATCGTCAACGGGTGGGAATCGCTCAAGCTATTGTACATCGTCCTCCGGTAATCATTCTTGATGAACCTACTGTGGGTTTAGATCCCTTGCAAATTATCGAGGTACGGCATTTGATTCGCAGTTTAGGGGGTGACCATACGGTTATTCTTTCTACTCATATTTTACCGGAAGTGAGTATGACCTGCGATCGCGTGGTAATTATTAATCGGGGTAAAGTTGTCGCTACTGCAACTTTGGATAATCTGATGAGGGAATTTGCTAGTAGATTTACTTATACAATCGAATTAGACGGTTTTACGGAAGATTTGCTCTCACTTTTGCGTCAAGTTCCCGGTGTCTCCCAAGCTTCAATCGATTCTCAATTCTCTGTAGCTTCTCGAACTCTGCTACAAGTTACCTGTCAACCTAATTCTGAACCAGGGGACCAAATTGCAGCTTTAATTGTTACTCAAGGCTTAAGCTTGTATGAAATGCGCCGGAGTCGCCCCACACTGGAAGATGTTTTTCTGGAACTATTGGCTAAGAGTGGTTAAACAAAGTTGAAAAGTGTAAAACTAGATACAACTAAATCGCAATTTTATTTTTAACAACCATGATTACTCAATTTGTTTACTCACTAAAAATGATTCAAGATGAAGTCCGCCAATTGGTAGAAAAAGGAAGCATTAGCAGACAACAACATATTTACTCTCTTTGTAAGTACATCCCACCGAGGGAATGGGTTTGCGTTGAATCAGAATTAGAAAAAGCTGACTATTTGTTGCGCGATCGCGTGGGTGAACTTATTAGTGTGGAAACTTGGAATAACGATTAGGAGACAGATAGTAACCTGGGAGACAAAATTTCAATCTAGAAAAGCAGAAATTAAATATTTACGTGACATACGTGTAAACTAAAATAAAATAATTTCTGACTTGAGTATGAATGGTCTCATTGTTTCACTTGATTTTTTTCCCAAAACTTGGTTACTTGGAGTGGCGTCAGAAGGAGAAACATCCGAAAATAGTGCTTTAATTTTAGCGGCAGTATTACTGAGCTTAGTGGTTATCTATTTTGCTAGTAAATTGGGAGGAGAACTCTGCGCTAGAATCAACCTCCCTCCAGTGTTGGGGGAATTAGTAGGAGGGGTAGTAATTGGAGTTTCAGTCTTAAAATTTCTGGTATTTCCTGAAAGTGGAGCAACAGCTGCTGACTCATTAATCATGCAACTGTTGGGATTAACAGCTGATCTCTCTCCAGAAGCGGCTGAGTCAATATTTGCTACCCAAAGCGAGGCGATTTCTATTCTCGCCGAACTGGGAGTAATAATCTTGTTATTTGAAATTGGCTTGGAATCAGATCTGAAAGAATTAATCAGGGTGGGACCTCAAGCGGCGGTAGTGGCGGTAGTTGGGGTAACGATTCCTTTTGCTTTAGGGACAGCGGGTTTACTTTACCTGTTTAACTTACCCACTATACCCGCTATTTTTGCTGGGGCGGCTTTAACAGCTACGAGTATTGGTATTACAGCCAAGGTACTGGCAGAGATCGGCTATCTGAGTTCTAGAGAAGGACAGATTATTATTGGGGCGGCTGTACTCGATGACATTCTGGGTATTATTATCTTAGCCGTAGTAGCAAGTTTGGTGAAAACGGGTGAAATACAAGTAACTAATATCATTTATCTGATTATTAGTGCTGGAACTTTTTTGATTGGTACGATTCTTTTGGGTCGTTTGTTAATACCCTTTTTTGTGGGTTTGGTGAATGAAATGAAGACTCGTGGTCAATTGTTGATTACTTCTTTGATCTTTGCTCTTCTTTTATCTTATATAGCAAACATAATTCAATTAGAGGCAATTTTGGGGGCTTTTGCTGCGGGTTTGGTGTTGGCGGAAACCGAAAAACGTCAAGAATTAGAAGAACAAATCATTCCGGTGGCTGACATTTTAGTACCCATTTTCTTCGTCTGTGTAGGCGCCAGAACCGATCTCAGCGTCTTAAATCCAGGGGTTCCCAGTAATCGTGAGGGTCTAATCATCGCCAGTTTTTTGATTGTCGTAGCGATTCTAGGTAAAGTTGTGGCTGGTTTTGCGGCTTTTGGTCAAGAAAAGCTCAATAAATTGGCAATTGGTGTGGGGATGGTTCCTCGGGGTGAAGTAGGGCTAGTATTTGCTGGAGTTGGTTCAGCTAGTGGTGCTCTTTCTCCGGCGACAGATGCGGCTATTATTGTGATGGTAATCGTAACAACTTTTATCGCGCCTCCTTTTTTGAGAATAGTTTTCCGAGAAAAAGCTTCAGAGACGGCAGATGCTTCAGCTAAATCGTCTGATGAGGTCTAGATTCGGCTTTTTCCCAGTTTTTATTTCTTAGAGAACAGGAAATGACTGGGAAAGGTTAGATAAAATTAAAACCCTTTAATTCAGTTATAGTATTTTCAATAAAGTTAATCTTATACTCTAAGGTTTAAGGACAAAAACTTGACGGTTGTGAGGAGTAAAAATTGTGAAATTTCATTGGCTGATATTGAGTTTTTGCAGTGTTTTTCTGGGTTGTTCCCCCGCAGAAGCTGCAAAGTTACTTTCTTGGCGTTTTGATACCAATCAAAATCAATTGACGATTAGAACGGACGCGGGAGTACAACCTGTGGTCAAATTGATTCAAAATCCGACACGTCTGGTTATCGATTTACCAGGGACAATCGCTGATTTATCGCAGCTAGAGCAAATGGTGGGAGGGGCGATTAAATCGGTAAGAGTCGGACAATTTGAAGCAGATATAGCGCGTTTGGTGGTTGAATTGGCACCGGGTTATACTCTTAATCCCGAGGAAGTCAAAATACGTGGTCTATCTTCGACGCAATGGATCGTTAATTTACCTGAACCCGATCGCCTTAGCGAAATTAGTACTAAAGAGTCGGAAGTTCCAGTAAATCAGCCTCCAAACATTGAATCTAGAGATTTTCAAGTTACTAAAAATGGCTTATTTATTCGTTATG from the Gloeocapsa sp. PCC 73106 genome contains:
- a CDS encoding cation:proton antiporter, which gives rise to MNGLIVSLDFFPKTWLLGVASEGETSENSALILAAVLLSLVVIYFASKLGGELCARINLPPVLGELVGGVVIGVSVLKFLVFPESGATAADSLIMQLLGLTADLSPEAAESIFATQSEAISILAELGVIILLFEIGLESDLKELIRVGPQAAVVAVVGVTIPFALGTAGLLYLFNLPTIPAIFAGAALTATSIGITAKVLAEIGYLSSREGQIIIGAAVLDDILGIIILAVVASLVKTGEIQVTNIIYLIISAGTFLIGTILLGRLLIPFFVGLVNEMKTRGQLLITSLIFALLLSYIANIIQLEAILGAFAAGLVLAETEKRQELEEQIIPVADILVPIFFVCVGARTDLSVLNPGVPSNREGLIIASFLIVVAILGKVVAGFAAFGQEKLNKLAIGVGMVPRGEVGLVFAGVGSASGALSPATDAAIIVMVIVTTFIAPPFLRIVFREKASETADASAKSSDEV
- a CDS encoding DUF4327 family protein produces the protein MITQFVYSLKMIQDEVRQLVEKGSISRQQHIYSLCKYIPPREWVCVESELEKADYLLRDRVGELISVETWNND
- a CDS encoding 2TM domain-containing protein → MMTASELQQPQFYEPEEVQEILRIAIARKGEQEGLSREQLWEIAAELDIDPEYIQAAESDWLNQKKLNLKKQEFNLYLREELKQSIARYLIVNVFLITLNLTLVGSLSWSWYILLFWGLGISLKTWKTIQLKGKNYEQAFESWYFRQEMKRSLGNFWLWTKKTWQILTSD
- a CDS encoding ABC transporter ATP-binding protein, with the protein product MIEVESLSKIYGSCVAIDALTFRVEAGETLGFLGPNGAGKTTTMRILAGAIPPSAGTARIAGFDIQEQSMAVKKRLGFLPENPPLYPNMSVRGFLHFVATIKGVSAGDRPNRVNWVLERCQLQEYSRVLISKLSKGYRQRVGIAQAIVHRPPVIILDEPTVGLDPLQIIEVRHLIRSLGGDHTVILSTHILPEVSMTCDRVVIINRGKVVATATLDNLMREFASRFTYTIELDGFTEDLLSLLRQVPGVSQASIDSQFSVASRTLLQVTCQPNSEPGDQIAALIVTQGLSLYEMRRSRPTLEDVFLELLAKSG